In one window of Meiothermus sp. DNA:
- a CDS encoding glycosyltransferase family 2 protein, giving the protein MPALLDYVLYTVLAWLGLKLLILLLNTALFPVLKREKLQGPRPTVSLLVPARNEAHNLRETLPGMLLQGVQEILVLDDHSTDGTAQIVEAFGRQDARVRLIPGLPKPEGWMGKTWACFQLAQAAQGEVLLFSDADVYWRKRGVRAVLARMEQERAGLVSVYPRQITPSLAERVLLPLIDDVLLCYLPYPLIRTPFPSAAAANGQVMAFTRQAYLAAGGHAAVRGEVLEDVRLAQKTKAAGQRLAVALGGGLVSVRMYRSFAEIVEGLGKNLIEFHGRSRGVLALSYLGHLTAYTLCWPMALLEPGWLWVGAVGLLERLLLNLKTGRAWWEFGLVPLAPLFSTPIYLRSGQKKYTWKGREYSR; this is encoded by the coding sequence ATGCCCGCTCTTCTCGATTACGTTCTCTACACGGTACTGGCCTGGCTGGGGCTGAAGCTACTTATCTTGCTCTTGAACACGGCCTTGTTCCCGGTTTTGAAGCGGGAGAAATTGCAGGGCCCTCGCCCCACGGTCTCGCTCCTGGTGCCCGCCCGCAACGAGGCCCACAACCTGCGCGAGACCCTGCCGGGGATGCTCCTGCAAGGGGTACAGGAAATCCTTGTGCTGGACGACCACTCCACCGATGGCACGGCCCAGATAGTTGAAGCGTTTGGCCGCCAGGATGCTCGGGTGCGCCTGATTCCGGGCCTGCCCAAACCCGAGGGCTGGATGGGCAAGACCTGGGCCTGCTTTCAACTGGCCCAGGCCGCCCAGGGGGAGGTACTGCTCTTTAGCGATGCCGATGTGTACTGGCGCAAGCGCGGGGTGCGGGCGGTGCTGGCCCGGATGGAGCAGGAGCGTGCCGGGCTGGTCTCGGTGTACCCGCGCCAGATTACCCCCAGCCTGGCCGAGCGGGTGCTTTTGCCCCTGATTGACGATGTGCTTTTGTGTTACCTGCCCTATCCCCTTATCAGGACGCCCTTTCCTTCGGCGGCGGCGGCCAACGGGCAGGTAATGGCCTTCACCCGGCAGGCCTACCTGGCTGCGGGGGGCCATGCGGCGGTGCGGGGGGAGGTGCTCGAGGATGTGCGCCTGGCGCAAAAGACCAAAGCAGCGGGGCAGCGCCTGGCTGTGGCCCTGGGGGGCGGTCTGGTGTCGGTGCGGATGTACCGCAGCTTTGCGGAAATAGTCGAGGGGTTGGGTAAGAACCTGATCGAGTTCCACGGGCGCAGTCGGGGGGTGCTGGCGCTATCGTACCTGGGCCACCTGACGGCCTATACCTTGTGCTGGCCGATGGCGCTGCTCGAGCCCGGCTGGTTGTGGGTGGGGGCCGTGGGTCTGCTGGAGCGTCTGTTGCTCAACCTCAAAACCGGACGGGCGTGGTGGGAGTTTGGGCTGGTGCCCCTGGCCCCACTTTTCAGCACGCCCATCTATTTGCGCTCTGGACAAAAGAAGTATACCTGGAAAGGCCGAGAATATAGCCGATGA
- a CDS encoding 1-acyl-sn-glycerol-3-phosphate acyltransferase, whose protein sequence is MRPWARLLAAFFRVLFRRTVQRGLRGVWVRGALPEGAFVLAGNHHSWWDSYLLPVLFWGARKPFKIVVGERRLREFAFFRHLDTVSAAKPREGLRALEQGQVLIVFPEGELRPPGALGELNKGVVWFAEKAGVPVVPVASRVTLRGHEFAEAYLVFGEPLGPDLNLLHEHLEQMLTELDQQIRTAPAEEPLPGFELRLAGRQSTHERMAAWGAALGKLTGGR, encoded by the coding sequence ATGCGACCTTGGGCACGATTGCTGGCCGCTTTCTTCCGGGTGTTGTTCCGCCGTACCGTCCAACGGGGTTTGCGGGGGGTGTGGGTGCGGGGTGCGTTGCCAGAGGGGGCTTTTGTGCTGGCGGGCAACCATCACTCCTGGTGGGATAGCTATCTGTTGCCGGTTTTATTCTGGGGCGCCCGGAAGCCTTTCAAGATTGTGGTGGGGGAGCGCCGCTTACGGGAGTTCGCTTTTTTTCGCCACCTGGACACGGTTTCGGCGGCCAAGCCCCGCGAGGGTCTGCGGGCCTTGGAACAGGGCCAGGTGCTGATTGTTTTTCCCGAAGGTGAGTTGCGCCCACCTGGCGCTTTGGGCGAGCTGAACAAAGGGGTGGTCTGGTTCGCCGAGAAGGCAGGGGTGCCGGTGGTGCCGGTGGCCTCGAGGGTCACCCTGCGCGGGCACGAGTTCGCCGAGGCCTACCTGGTGTTCGGCGAACCCCTGGGGCCTGACCTGAACCTGCTGCACGAGCACCTCGAACAGATGCTCACCGAACTGGACCAACAGATTCGCACCGCCCCCGCCGAGGAACCGCTACCCGGTTTTGAACTGCGCCTGGCCGGGCGCCAGAGCACCCACGAGCGCATGGCGGCCTGGGGGGCGGCGCTGGGTAAACTGACGGGAGGGCGCTGA
- a CDS encoding carotenoid biosynthesis protein, with protein sequence MNLLLITLLTFLLAWGGLVWVRSPQKEAGPAWLRWWGGLGGMGLALLGAVLLVLRADDLLGAALAWWGCVLAVLAVWGGDLLWAARRTLAVVALGAALLGGAVGWLVGGQAALLVWAVLLATATTQALWLLGQPEALVRLKWLRTHLKPWMVLLALAVLVRIPVPLWPEGFALISLVQMSLISLAALWWGYAQVGARIGLLFALAFALGLGVELLGSKTGLPFGQYTYLGAPPPTVLGVPLIVPLGWFALVLSAHGLAGGRPWLTGLLVVAWDLGLEALMPARGYWAWQDPHPLWYGAPLQNYLAWFAVGALISWIYGRLGPELHRNRSFAWAYRLEALFIPVGLALFGLWPAALVCGLAMNALAWGSYLRRAGGPGRVPMTEG encoded by the coding sequence GTGAACCTGTTACTCATTACCCTGCTTACGTTTTTATTGGCCTGGGGCGGGCTGGTCTGGGTTCGCTCACCCCAGAAGGAGGCGGGCCCGGCCTGGCTGCGCTGGTGGGGCGGGCTGGGGGGGATGGGCCTGGCATTGTTGGGCGCGGTGCTGCTGGTGCTGAGGGCCGATGACTTGCTGGGCGCGGCCCTGGCCTGGTGGGGCTGTGTGCTGGCTGTGCTGGCGGTTTGGGGGGGCGACCTGCTCTGGGCCGCTCGCCGAACCCTGGCGGTAGTGGCGCTTGGAGCTGCGTTGCTGGGGGGCGCAGTTGGTTGGCTTGTGGGGGGCCAGGCTGCGCTTCTGGTATGGGCGGTGTTGTTGGCGACTGCCACAACCCAGGCGCTCTGGCTTTTAGGGCAGCCGGAAGCCCTGGTACGCCTCAAATGGCTTAGAACCCACCTGAAGCCCTGGATGGTGCTGCTGGCGCTGGCGGTGCTGGTGCGCATTCCGGTGCCGCTATGGCCCGAGGGCTTCGCCCTCATCAGCCTGGTGCAGATGTCGCTCATCAGCCTGGCCGCGCTATGGTGGGGCTACGCGCAGGTAGGGGCTCGGATTGGGCTGCTGTTTGCGCTGGCCTTTGCTCTGGGCCTGGGGGTGGAGCTTCTGGGCAGTAAAACGGGCCTGCCCTTTGGTCAATACACCTACCTGGGGGCCCCGCCGCCTACCGTGCTGGGCGTGCCCCTGATTGTGCCGCTGGGCTGGTTTGCCTTGGTGCTCTCGGCGCATGGGCTGGCTGGGGGGCGGCCTTGGCTGACCGGATTGCTGGTGGTGGCCTGGGATCTGGGCCTGGAAGCCCTGATGCCTGCCCGGGGCTACTGGGCCTGGCAAGACCCCCATCCCCTCTGGTATGGCGCTCCCTTACAGAACTACCTGGCCTGGTTCGCGGTGGGTGCCCTGATTTCCTGGATATACGGTCGGCTGGGGCCCGAGTTGCACCGAAACAGGTCTTTTGCCTGGGCTTACCGGCTCGAGGCCCTGTTCATCCCTGTTGGGCTGGCCCTGTTTGGCCTGTGGCCGGCGGCTTTGGTGTGCGGCCTGGCTATGAACGCGTTGGCCTGGGGCTCGTATCTGCGGCGTGCTGGAGGGCCCGGACGGGTGCCGATGACTGAAGGCTAA
- a CDS encoding lycopene cyclase family protein: protein MSEPYDYIIAGAGAAGLSLAYHLVQAGLREERILLLDRAPKTTNDRTWCFWEVGEGPFEKVVFRKWNRVWFHAEGISKRLEIAPYAYKMIRGLDFYGFMNRFIAEQPNVAVRYGEISHIEEQDDGVLVGLGGQTFRGRWAFSSLYRPPPQNPRYHYLLQHFKGWVVRASRPVFDTEAATFMDFRVAQQGAVRFVYVLPLDAQTALVEYTLFSPELLPPEAYDAGLREYLKGILGLESYEILEGEFGIIPMTDAPFPRRQSAHVINIGMAGGRTKASTGYTFRRIQEQSRRMAEALRQTGQPFYPEPTLNRHAWMDSVLLNVLQKQRRSGPKVFGDLFRRNPPQRVLHFLDEETGWLEDLQIMASVDIPAFLRATLDVLGMRWQGARRGAMAPKRG, encoded by the coding sequence GTGAGCGAGCCTTACGACTACATCATTGCCGGGGCCGGTGCGGCGGGCCTGAGCCTGGCCTACCACCTGGTGCAGGCCGGGCTGCGCGAAGAGCGCATCTTGTTGCTCGACCGGGCGCCCAAAACCACCAACGACCGCACCTGGTGTTTTTGGGAAGTGGGGGAAGGCCCCTTTGAAAAGGTGGTTTTTCGCAAATGGAACCGGGTCTGGTTTCATGCAGAAGGGATTTCCAAGCGGTTGGAAATTGCCCCCTACGCCTACAAGATGATCCGGGGCCTGGACTTTTATGGGTTCATGAACCGCTTTATTGCGGAACAGCCCAATGTTGCCGTTCGATACGGGGAAATTTCGCATATTGAGGAGCAGGATGACGGGGTGTTGGTAGGGCTTGGTGGACAAACCTTCCGGGGCCGGTGGGCTTTTAGCAGCCTGTACCGGCCACCTCCCCAGAACCCTCGGTACCATTACCTGTTACAGCACTTCAAGGGCTGGGTTGTCCGGGCCTCGAGGCCGGTTTTCGATACGGAGGCGGCTACTTTCATGGATTTCCGGGTGGCGCAGCAAGGGGCGGTGCGGTTTGTGTATGTGCTGCCTCTCGATGCCCAGACCGCGCTGGTGGAGTACACCCTGTTCTCGCCAGAGCTGCTGCCCCCGGAAGCCTACGATGCGGGCCTGCGCGAGTATCTAAAGGGCATTCTGGGCCTGGAAAGCTACGAAATCCTCGAGGGTGAGTTTGGCATCATCCCCATGACCGATGCCCCCTTTCCCCGCAGGCAAAGTGCCCATGTAATCAATATCGGCATGGCCGGAGGCCGCACCAAGGCTTCTACCGGCTATACCTTCCGCCGTATTCAGGAGCAGTCGCGGCGCATGGCCGAGGCGCTGCGACAGACCGGGCAGCCTTTTTATCCAGAACCTACCCTCAACCGGCATGCCTGGATGGACAGCGTGCTGCTCAATGTGCTTCAAAAACAGCGCAGATCGGGGCCGAAGGTGTTTGGCGACCTGTTCCGCCGAAACCCGCCCCAGCGGGTGCTGCACTTTTTGGACGAGGAGACCGGCTGGCTCGAGGATTTGCAAATTATGGCCTCGGTGGATATTCCGGCCTTTTTGAGGGCAACCCTCGATGTGCTGGGCATGCGCTGGCAGGGGGCCCGGCGGGGTGCTATGGCCCCAAAACGAGGATAG
- a CDS encoding NAD(P)/FAD-dependent oxidoreductase, producing MPDFDVVVVGAGHNALVTAAYLAQAGYRVGVFERRRVPGGAVSTIDHEGFRFDLGGSAHILIRLTPIPDELELYQHGLEYLELDPLFHASNAKESWFVWRDPERTAAELDERYPGQGAAYRRFMQDWLPFGQAVKEAFLASPSPLNLGRKMIWGAGFGRDWQKRLPQILRPYGDVAREYFSEERVRAPLVWMAAQSGPPPSDPLSSPFLLWHPLYHVGGVARPRGGSGGLSQALVRALEAKGGRVHLDSPVAQIALEGSKAVGIRLQNGQSVSARAVVAGAHIQKTLGLLPPDRTPEGARGLRVGNGFGLVLRLGLSEKLHYQTHPGDEARVGLGLLITDELQLNRAYGDYLSGEPTRDPPLIAMSFSAVDETLAPPGGETLWLWAQYYPYRLASGNWESRAQEAREGVIRSFERFDPQIRRKIVAELIQTPLWLENEFAMPSGNVMHLEMTPDQMFMFRPWLGAHEYRFPGVKGLYLTGASTHPGGGIMGASGRNAARVLLGDLSRKRV from the coding sequence ATGCCGGATTTTGACGTGGTAGTTGTGGGCGCGGGGCACAACGCGCTGGTGACGGCGGCGTATCTGGCCCAGGCCGGGTACCGGGTGGGGGTGTTCGAGCGGCGCAGGGTGCCGGGCGGGGCGGTCTCGACCATTGACCACGAGGGCTTTCGCTTCGACCTGGGGGGCAGCGCCCATATTCTGATCCGCTTGACCCCCATCCCGGACGAGCTCGAGCTATACCAGCACGGCCTGGAGTACCTCGAGCTCGACCCCCTCTTCCACGCCTCCAACGCTAAAGAGAGCTGGTTTGTCTGGCGCGACCCCGAGCGCACGGCGGCAGAGCTGGACGAGCGCTACCCCGGCCAGGGGGCGGCCTACCGCCGCTTCATGCAGGACTGGCTGCCCTTTGGTCAGGCCGTTAAGGAAGCCTTCCTGGCCTCGCCCAGCCCCCTGAACCTGGGCCGGAAGATGATCTGGGGGGCGGGCTTCGGGCGCGACTGGCAGAAGCGGCTGCCCCAGATTCTGCGGCCCTATGGCGATGTGGCACGGGAGTACTTTAGCGAGGAACGGGTACGGGCCCCCCTGGTCTGGATGGCCGCGCAGTCCGGCCCGCCTCCTTCCGACCCGCTCTCGTCGCCGTTTTTGCTCTGGCACCCGCTCTACCACGTGGGCGGGGTGGCCCGGCCCCGGGGCGGCTCGGGGGGGCTATCGCAGGCGCTGGTGCGGGCCCTCGAGGCCAAAGGGGGGCGGGTACACCTGGATAGCCCGGTTGCGCAGATTGCGCTCGAGGGCTCAAAAGCCGTGGGTATCCGCTTGCAGAACGGCCAGAGTGTGAGCGCTCGGGCGGTGGTGGCCGGGGCGCATATCCAAAAAACCCTGGGGCTGCTGCCCCCCGACCGAACCCCCGAGGGGGCCCGGGGCCTGCGGGTGGGCAACGGCTTCGGCCTGGTTCTGCGGCTGGGCTTATCCGAGAAGCTCCACTACCAGACCCACCCCGGCGACGAGGCGCGGGTGGGTTTGGGGCTTCTCATCACCGACGAACTGCAACTGAACCGGGCCTACGGCGACTACCTTTCCGGCGAGCCCACCCGCGACCCGCCCCTGATTGCCATGAGCTTTAGCGCGGTGGACGAAACCCTGGCCCCGCCGGGGGGCGAGACGCTGTGGCTGTGGGCGCAGTACTACCCCTACCGGCTGGCCTCAGGAAACTGGGAAAGCCGGGCCCAGGAGGCAAGGGAGGGGGTAATCCGGAGCTTTGAGCGCTTCGATCCCCAGATCCGCCGCAAGATTGTGGCTGAGCTAATCCAGACCCCCCTCTGGCTGGAGAACGAGTTTGCCATGCCCAGCGGCAATGTGATGCACCTGGAGATGACCCCCGACCAGATGTTCATGTTCCGGCCCTGGCTGGGGGCCCACGAGTACCGCTTCCCCGGCGTCAAGGGGCTCTACCTGACCGGGGCCAGTACCCATCCGGGCGGGGGCATTATGGGGGCCAGCGGGCGGAACGCAGCCCGTGTGCTGCTGGGGGATTTGAGCCGCAAGCGGGTGTAA
- a CDS encoding phytoene/squalene synthase family protein — MEPNWQAVSEIIRRHSATFYYGSLLFRGEARKGAWAVYAACRIGDDAVDESANPLADLNEWWAGIGRAYAGLPREDWEVALAWALERWDIPHQAFADMKEGFLTDLNPVRLETMEELYTYCYRVAGTVGLMIAPVGGAGAAGRSAAIKLGQAMQLTNCLRDVGEDLALGRVYLPDELMHKHGVSIEDLRQGCISPRYVGLMRELALEARRLYREGLGGLKYLQTGRAAIALAALQYQGILDKLELMRWDNLSRRASLSTYERVMLLPKAIWLRGA, encoded by the coding sequence ATGGAACCCAACTGGCAGGCAGTATCGGAAATTATCCGTCGCCACTCGGCTACATTTTATTACGGTAGTTTGCTGTTCCGGGGTGAAGCCCGCAAAGGGGCTTGGGCCGTGTATGCGGCCTGCCGCATTGGGGACGACGCCGTAGATGAGTCGGCCAACCCGCTGGCCGATTTGAACGAATGGTGGGCCGGAATTGGGCGTGCTTATGCCGGGCTTCCCAGAGAAGACTGGGAAGTGGCCCTGGCCTGGGCATTAGAGCGCTGGGACATTCCCCACCAAGCCTTTGCCGATATGAAAGAGGGTTTCCTGACCGACCTGAACCCGGTGCGGCTGGAAACCATGGAGGAGCTATACACCTACTGCTACCGGGTAGCCGGAACCGTGGGACTGATGATAGCGCCCGTTGGCGGGGCGGGTGCAGCGGGCCGCAGTGCGGCCATCAAGCTGGGTCAGGCCATGCAGCTTACCAACTGCCTGCGCGATGTGGGCGAAGACCTGGCGCTGGGCCGGGTGTACCTGCCGGACGAGCTGATGCACAAGCACGGGGTGTCCATTGAAGACCTCCGCCAGGGTTGCATTAGCCCGCGCTACGTGGGCCTGATGCGCGAACTGGCCCTGGAGGCCCGCCGGCTTTACCGCGAGGGCCTGGGGGGCCTTAAGTACCTCCAGACCGGGCGCGCGGCCATTGCGCTGGCGGCCCTGCAGTACCAGGGTATTCTGGACAAGCTCGAGCTGATGCGCTGGGACAACCTCTCGAGGCGGGCCTCGCTTTCCACCTACGAGCGGGTGATGCTCCTGCCCAAGGCCATCTGGCTGCGGGGCGCGTAG
- a CDS encoding class I SAM-dependent methyltransferase → MQQLFPDQRQPAPLTLAARTNLWPLTALGYEIWRKRALSLLSGRHFPLEEEFDLMRQRVGPVEGRVFLDLGTSTGLYARALLEAGAARVYALDLSPAMLKVALRKASGHAGLVPLLARAEAIPLPEAAVDGVVVGGSWNEFPHPQPVLDEIYRVLKPGGCLWIMFSHRSDSPLQRVLEWTGLRFPTLPGLMDSLSKRGFKVDGWRERSVGFVTGTKVTAGEQGHS, encoded by the coding sequence ATGCAGCAATTGTTCCCTGACCAACGCCAGCCCGCACCCCTTACCCTGGCGGCCCGTACCAACCTGTGGCCCCTGACCGCCCTGGGTTATGAAATCTGGCGCAAGCGGGCCCTCAGTTTGCTTTCCGGGCGGCACTTTCCCCTGGAGGAAGAGTTTGATCTGATGCGGCAAAGGGTAGGGCCGGTGGAGGGGCGGGTGTTCTTAGACCTAGGCACCTCTACAGGCCTGTACGCCCGGGCTTTGCTCGAGGCCGGCGCGGCCAGGGTCTATGCCCTCGATCTTTCGCCGGCCATGCTCAAGGTTGCCCTGCGGAAGGCCAGCGGACATGCGGGTTTGGTTCCCCTGCTGGCCCGCGCCGAGGCCATTCCCCTGCCCGAGGCAGCGGTGGACGGGGTGGTGGTGGGGGGCAGCTGGAACGAATTCCCCCATCCTCAGCCGGTACTAGACGAAATCTACCGGGTGCTCAAACCGGGCGGGTGTTTGTGGATCATGTTCAGCCACCGCTCCGACAGCCCCCTCCAGCGCGTGCTGGAATGGACTGGATTGCGCTTTCCAACCCTGCCTGGGCTAATGGATTCGCTATCCAAAAGGGGTTTCAAGGTAGACGGCTGGCGGGAAAGGTCGGTAGGATTTGTGACAGGGACAAAAGTCACAGCCGGAGAACAGGGGCATTCTTAG
- a CDS encoding MerR family transcriptional regulator — translation MRNDLGVYTIAEVEERTGLSTALLRQWERRYGFPRPERSPGGHRLYSETDLEALRHIKQWISEGVAPAQAVKRYLEGLTQEGPRPPETLSLELEEALLRADTEAAERVLSEAYKLHPMETVVLEVISSCLRRIGDGWHMGRVTTAQEHFASTYLRGSLQGLLSLMGGSLGPTLVVSTLPGEQHEIGSLITALFLRRAGYTVHYLGPNTPLADLKSFAERTGARAIVLSAAQPVSLESLPHQALRPLAPLVVVGGRAAANDPRLVERLGARYLGNDPRALADSLSAVLKEEGLW, via the coding sequence ATGCGCAACGATCTGGGGGTTTACACCATCGCCGAAGTGGAGGAGCGGACAGGGCTCTCCACCGCACTGCTCCGCCAATGGGAGCGGCGCTATGGCTTCCCCCGGCCCGAGCGCTCGCCGGGTGGACATAGGTTGTACAGCGAGACCGACCTCGAGGCCCTGCGCCATATCAAACAATGGATTTCCGAAGGGGTAGCCCCCGCTCAGGCCGTCAAGCGCTACCTCGAGGGCCTGACCCAGGAAGGGCCCCGCCCCCCCGAAACGCTCTCGCTCGAGCTCGAGGAGGCCCTGCTGCGCGCCGACACCGAAGCGGCCGAGCGGGTTCTTTCGGAAGCCTACAAACTGCACCCCATGGAAACGGTCGTCCTGGAGGTCATCTCGTCCTGTCTGCGCCGCATTGGCGACGGCTGGCACATGGGCCGGGTCACCACCGCCCAGGAGCATTTTGCCAGCACCTACCTGCGGGGTTCCTTGCAAGGCCTGCTCAGTCTGATGGGGGGTTCGCTGGGCCCCACCCTGGTGGTCTCGACCCTCCCGGGCGAGCAGCACGAGATCGGAAGCCTGATCACCGCGCTATTCTTGCGCCGGGCCGGCTACACCGTGCACTACCTGGGCCCCAACACCCCCCTCGCCGACCTCAAATCCTTTGCCGAGCGCACCGGAGCCAGGGCCATCGTGCTTTCGGCGGCCCAGCCGGTTTCGCTGGAGTCGCTGCCCCACCAGGCCCTGCGCCCGCTCGCCCCGTTGGTAGTGGTTGGCGGACGCGCCGCTGCCAACGACCCGCGCCTGGTCGAGCGACTGGGGGCGCGCTACCTGGGGAACGATCCACGCGCCCTGGCCGATTCGCTCTCAGCGGTGCTGAAGGAGGAAGGCCTGTGGTAG
- a CDS encoding Crp/Fnr family transcriptional regulator, whose protein sequence is MKKVRRKEVIYRAGDRADVLYHLERGLVRIVEILPDGRQLTLRHVLPGDYFGEEGLSERQYKYTAEALTDAAAFAVDPKTLSSDDLRALAASLASQMAQVQAYETHLQWGELRSRICRYLLYLAATAAQGQDERGVYVTASHEEIADATASTRESVSKLLSDLRHEGILDTGYRKIYLVDRKTLELEAESRMLQAV, encoded by the coding sequence ATGAAAAAGGTACGTAGGAAAGAGGTAATCTATCGGGCAGGCGACCGTGCGGATGTGCTGTACCACCTCGAGCGGGGCCTGGTGCGCATTGTCGAAATTCTGCCCGATGGACGCCAGCTCACCTTGCGCCACGTGCTGCCCGGCGACTATTTTGGCGAAGAGGGTCTGAGCGAGCGGCAGTACAAGTACACCGCCGAAGCCCTCACCGACGCAGCCGCTTTTGCCGTAGACCCCAAAACCCTCTCCAGCGACGACCTGCGGGCCCTGGCCGCCAGCCTCGCCAGCCAGATGGCTCAGGTACAGGCCTACGAGACCCACCTGCAATGGGGCGAACTCCGCAGCCGCATCTGCCGCTATCTGCTCTACCTGGCCGCCACCGCCGCCCAAGGCCAGGACGAACGCGGGGTCTACGTTACCGCCAGCCACGAGGAAATCGCCGACGCCACTGCCTCCACCCGCGAGTCGGTCAGCAAGCTGCTCTCCGACCTGCGCCACGAGGGCATCCTGGACACCGGCTACCGCAAAATTTATCTGGTAGATCGCAAAACCTTAGAGCTCGAGGCCGAAAGCCGGATGCTACAAGCGGTGTAG
- a CDS encoding complex I NDUFA9 subunit family protein has protein sequence MKVLIVGGSGYVGSHLARHLLEQGHQVTVASRRGEGPLAGVRYVMADAAKDENLQQAAQGQEALIYLVGIIRERGDQTFRQAHVEGVRHSLAAARMAGIRRFVHMSALGTARGTGSRYYETKAEGEELVQASGLDWTILRPSLIFGQGDEFFGGILKGLVTAPIPFIPQIGDGSFVFRPIWVGDVARAFEQALSRPHTFYRSYNLVGPKEYTFRELLLLVRDTLGSRKPLLPIPLALMDRVVPLISPLPFSPITLDQYLQLKMGNTADPVYMRNVFSLEERTLEVELPGILKTKQLVSA, from the coding sequence ATGAAGGTACTCATCGTCGGCGGCAGCGGCTATGTGGGCAGCCACTTAGCGCGGCACCTGCTGGAGCAGGGCCACCAGGTCACGGTGGCCTCGAGGCGCGGCGAGGGCCCCCTGGCCGGGGTGCGCTACGTGATGGCCGATGCCGCCAAAGACGAGAATCTTCAGCAGGCCGCCCAGGGCCAGGAAGCCCTGATCTACCTGGTGGGCATCATCCGCGAGCGCGGCGACCAGACCTTCCGTCAGGCCCACGTGGAGGGGGTGCGCCATAGCCTGGCGGCGGCCAGGATGGCGGGTATCCGTCGCTTTGTGCACATGTCGGCGCTGGGCACCGCCCGGGGCACCGGCAGCCGCTACTACGAGACCAAGGCCGAAGGCGAAGAACTGGTACAGGCCTCCGGACTGGACTGGACGATTCTGCGCCCCAGCCTGATATTCGGCCAGGGCGACGAGTTCTTTGGGGGCATTTTGAAAGGGTTGGTCACCGCCCCTATTCCCTTCATCCCTCAAATTGGCGATGGTAGCTTTGTTTTCCGCCCAATCTGGGTGGGCGACGTGGCCCGGGCTTTCGAACAGGCCCTGAGCCGCCCCCACACCTTTTACCGCAGCTACAACCTGGTAGGGCCCAAGGAGTACACCTTCCGCGAACTGCTGCTGCTGGTGCGCGATACCCTGGGCTCGCGCAAACCCCTGCTGCCCATCCCGCTGGCCCTGATGGATCGGGTGGTTCCGCTTATTTCTCCTCTGCCCTTCAGCCCCATCACCCTGGATCAGTACTTACAGCTCAAAATGGGTAATACCGCCGACCCGGTGTACATGCGCAACGTTTTCTCTTTAGAGGAACGCACCCTGGAAGTGGAGCTACCCGGAATCCTCAAAACTAAACAGTTGGTCAGTGCATAG
- a CDS encoding glycosyltransferase family 4 protein, protein MTSLTLVGVTIPIARNLGVVDKPGVIKIHALPTPRLGGIGIVASVVVWGYFTQTLLDWSLLGLLIIALIGVLDDCYNLSPRVRLAAELLAGVALGLHFWEPLGWVALLLGLILVPVMSNAVNLTDGMNGLASGNALISALGLAVLLWGASSEVPLTLVLAGSLLGFLAWNYPQAKTFMGDGGSLSIGYLLAMCWLIAATQGITTFLAAGVMLWFPLYDMLAGIVRRWRSGKPIFDGDRDHTYDRLDQLYLRNPARTVLVVWITSLILVLAGLLVNSVSFWLGIGLSLLVVILLFWVAYRLGSL, encoded by the coding sequence TTGACCTCATTAACGCTGGTGGGCGTTACCATACCCATAGCCAGAAACCTGGGCGTTGTGGACAAGCCGGGCGTAATCAAGATCCACGCCCTTCCTACCCCCCGCTTGGGGGGCATTGGGATTGTGGCCAGCGTGGTGGTGTGGGGTTACTTCACCCAAACGCTTTTGGACTGGTCCTTGCTTGGGCTGCTAATCATTGCCCTTATCGGCGTTTTGGACGATTGCTATAACCTGTCGCCCAGAGTCCGCCTGGCCGCAGAGCTACTGGCGGGGGTTGCACTGGGCCTGCACTTCTGGGAGCCGCTGGGCTGGGTTGCGCTGCTCCTGGGATTGATTCTGGTACCGGTAATGTCCAATGCAGTAAACCTGACTGATGGCATGAATGGCCTGGCCTCTGGCAACGCCCTCATATCCGCACTGGGCCTGGCGGTTTTGCTGTGGGGGGCCAGTAGCGAGGTTCCGCTTACCCTGGTTTTGGCGGGTAGTTTGCTGGGGTTTCTGGCCTGGAACTATCCTCAAGCAAAAACCTTTATGGGCGACGGCGGCAGCCTTTCGATCGGCTATCTGCTGGCCATGTGCTGGCTAATTGCTGCGACCCAGGGCATCACAACTTTTCTGGCAGCGGGCGTAATGCTCTGGTTTCCGCTTTACGACATGCTGGCAGGTATTGTTCGCCGCTGGCGCAGCGGGAAACCCATCTTCGATGGGGATCGCGACCACACCTACGACCGCCTCGACCAGCTGTACCTGCGCAACCCGGCCAGGACTGTACTGGTGGTCTGGATTACGAGCCTAATCTTGGTGCTGGCGGGCTTACTGGTGAACAGCGTGTCCTTCTGGTTGGGCATAGGCCTGAGCCTTTTGGTGGTAATTTTGCTGTTCTGGGTTGCGTACCGCCTGGGCTCGCTATAG